The sequence below is a genomic window from Campylobacter concisus.
GTGATCTATGGCGACATGCACCACCCTGAAGTAAAAGGTGTGAAGTCATACGCTAAGGGCAATGTCTACGTCGTGCTTGAAGAGAGCGAACTAGAGGGTATTAAATTTAAGCAAAAGGTCGCTCTTGTTAGCCAAACGACTAGAAAAGTTGAGAAATTTATGCAGATAGCAAACTACCTCATGCTTCATGTAAAAGAGGTGCGTGTTTTTAACACCATCTGCAACGCAACATTTGAAAACCAAGAGGCTGCTAAAAATTTAGCAAAAAGGGCTGACGTGATGATAATAATCGGTGGAAAAAATAGCTCAAATACAAAACAACTCTACCTAATATCTAAAAATTTCTGCGAAGATAGCTACCTTATTGAAAGCGAAGAAGAGCTTGAAAAATCATGGTTTGATGGCAAAAATTTGTGTGGCATAAGTGCGGGTGCAAGTACGCCTGACTGGATCATACAAAAAGTCGTTGACAGAATCAAAAAAGTATAAAATTTATCCTAGCTAAAGCCACAATTAACTATAATAAGCCAATTTGCCTCTACTGGCATAATAAAATTTAAAGGATCAAGATGGCTGTGAACAAAAGTGTTCAATTAGGAAAAGCAAAAGACGAAGATATCGAAGATATCGATTTTGCTGCGATGTTAGAGGAGTCTTTTAAAAAGACTGAAGAAGATAGTGACGCAAAGATCGTCAGTATCAATGGCGATGAGGTTTTAATCGACGTTGGCAAGAAGTCAGAAGGCATTTTAAATGTTTCTGAGATCACTGATGCAAATGGCAACCTGACGCATAAAGTTGGCGATACGATCAAAGTTGTAATAACTGGATCAAGAAATGGAAGACCTATAGTGTCGCACAAAAAAGCACTTAGAAAAGAGAAAGTTAAAGCTTTCATCGAAGCTTACGATCCTGAAAATTCTGGCGAAATCGACATAAAAGTAGTTGGAAAAAATAAAGGTGGTTTTATCACTCAAGACGCAAATGGTGTAGAATTTTTCTTACCAAAAACTCACAGCGGCTTTAAAAACGCTGAAGGAGTAATTGGTAAAACATATAAAGTAAGAGTTATAAAAATTGATAAAGAAGAAAATAGCATAGTTGTCTCTAGAAAGAAAATTTTAGATGATGATCGCAAAAAACGCAAAGAAGCT
It includes:
- a CDS encoding 4-hydroxy-3-methylbut-2-enyl diphosphate reductase, which encodes MKIELASSYGFCFGVKRAIKIAENAGDAATIGPLIHNNEEISRLEKNYNVKTLEGIDELKDEKKAIIRTHGITKNDLAELKKTDIKVIDATCPFVTKPQQICEKMSEEGYDVVIYGDMHHPEVKGVKSYAKGNVYVVLEESELEGIKFKQKVALVSQTTRKVEKFMQIANYLMLHVKEVRVFNTICNATFENQEAAKNLAKRADVMIIIGGKNSSNTKQLYLISKNFCEDSYLIESEEELEKSWFDGKNLCGISAGASTPDWIIQKVVDRIKKV